In Etheostoma spectabile isolate EspeVRDwgs_2016 chromosome 20, UIUC_Espe_1.0, whole genome shotgun sequence, the following are encoded in one genomic region:
- the dio2 gene encoding type II iodothyronine deiodinase: MGMASEDLLVTLQILPGFFSNCLFLALYDSVVLLKRAVSLLSCSRSAAASGSDSGEWRRMLTSAGLRSVWNSFLLDAYKQVKLGCEAPNSKVVKVPDGHQWSSSICNGTNMPPGARNAYGDECQLLDFESSDRPLVVNFGSATUPPFINHLPAFRQLVEDFSDVADFLLVYIDEAHPSDGWVAPPMGPCSFDVRKHKNLEERLGAARKLIEHFSLPPQCQLVADCMDNNANVAYGVSNERVCIVQQRKIAYLGGKGPFFYNLKDVQQWLEESFGKR; this comes from the exons ATGGGAATGGCGAGTGAGGATCTGCTCGTGACCCTTCAGATACTACCTGGGTTTTTTTCAAACTGTCTGTTCCTTGCCCTGTACGACTCCGTGGTGCTGCTGAAGCGCGCGGTGTCGCTGCTCAGCTGCTCCAGGTCCGCCGCCGCCTCCGGCTCCGACTCCGGAGAGTGGCGCCGCATGCTCACCTCCGCGGGGCTGCGCTCCGTGTGGAACAGCTTCCTGCTGGACGCCTACAAGCAG GTGAAACTTGGCTGTGAGGCACCCAACTCCAAAGTGGTGAAGGTTCCTGATGGCCACCAGTGGAGTAGCAGCATCTGTAATGGAACTAATATGCCACCTGGTGCCAGGAACGCATATGGAGATGAGTGTCAGCTTCTGGATTTTGAGTCCTCAGACCGCCCTCTAGTGGTCAACTTTGGCTCAGCCACCTGACCCCCGTTCATCAACCACCTGCCAGCTTTCAGGCAGTTGGTGGAGGACTTCAGTGATGTAGCTGATTTCCTGTTAGTGTACATTGATGAGGCACACCCGTCTGATGGCTGGGTGGCCCCTCCTATGGGCCCTTGCTCCTTCGATGTCCGGAAACACAAGAACCTGGAGGAGAGGTTGGGAGCGGCACGGAAACTCATTGAGCACTTTTCCCTGCCACCGCAGTGTCAGTTGGTGGCCGACTGCAtggacaacaatgctaatgtgGCTTATGGGGTGTCAAATGAACGGGTGTGTATAGTCCAACAGAGAAAGATTGCCTACCTGGGCGGTAAGGGtccttttttttacaatctgaAGGATGTGCAGCAGTGGCTGGAAGAGAGCTTCGGTAAACGGTAG